DNA from Gramella sp. MAR_2010_147:
TAAGTTTTGAGATGTTTCTTTATAAAAGTTAGTGTCAATAAATAATTCTGAGTCATTTTTTTCAGCTAAAATTTTTGCGAGTGCAAATTGAAACATTTGATTCCCTATACCTCCCAGAATTTCAATTATTACAGGTTTTTTTTTGCTCATAAATTTAAATTCAATAACTAGTAGAATTTTTATTTAATATACTTCTAATAAGCCTGATTGGCTTTAAGATTACCATCCCTAATCGATTAGATAATGAGTTTTCTATTCTAATTTTTTCCTTTTCGATTTTTTCCATCTGAGAAAAAAGATTCTGGATATTTTCACTATAGTTATTTACGAAAGTATCTTGATGTTTTAAATTAATATAGGTAAGCAAATCATATTTATGAGAAAAATTTGCAAAAGTATTTCTTGAGTTCTTCTTCAATCGATAATTAAAAAGAAATTCATCGATCACATAAACCTGCCAGCCTTTTTTGGTAATGGATATATTAAAATCCCAATCTTCATAACCATTGACCATTTTTTCATCATACCCTAAAACATCTTCCCATACTTTTTTTCTGAATAAAGAATTAGCCAGAACTCCATTCCTTATCAACATATCTTTTGCCTCCCCTCCCATAGAGATAATTTCACCGCTAATATTCTCACCCTGAAATATATGAGCATGGCAGGTTACTAATCCTACTTTTGCATCGTTTTCTAAAATATTTATAC
Protein-coding regions in this window:
- a CDS encoding glycosyltransferase family A protein, whose translation is MGNSFLIDNGMKGLVSIIIPCYNDGRYIEQAIQSILNQTYSNREIIVIDDGSDNETKNILRELDQKIDLLITQENQGTSVARNTGISSANGEFILPLDADDFFEPDFIEKSINILENDAKVGLVTCHAHIFQGENISGEIISMGGEAKDMLIRNGVLANSLFRKKVWEDVLGYDEKMVNGYEDWDFNISITKKGWQVYVIDEFLFNYRLKKNSRNTFANFSHKYDLLTYINLKHQDTFVNNYSENIQNLFSQMEKIEKEKIRIENSLSNRLGMVILKPIRLIRSILNKNSTSY